The segment GGTATCGCACGCACACAGAGTGCATCGGTCGCAGCGCCGAAGGAGATCCAAGGTGTAGCAACAGCAGCGGAGGGTGTTTTGAAATATCCATCGATCGGGGTGGATGCTGCTGTGGTATCCGGCGTGTCGGAGGAGGAGCTGAATCATGCGCTTGGCATCATGGGAGAGGATGTGCCGGGGACAGATGGAAGTCATGCTGTAATTGCTGGACATCGTTCCGGTATTACGGGAAAGTTTTTCAACACACTCCATCAGGCCCGGGAAGGGGATGTATTCAGCTATCATACGAGCGAGGGGGTGCTGCGCTATAAAGTGGTAAGTCTTCAGGTGGTTACACCGGATAAAATCGATGCTGTGCGCCCGGTGCCTGGGGAGAGCCGGATGACGCTGGTCACCTGCTACCCCAATTATTCCAACGCCTACAGGCTGCTGGTGACAGGTATTCAAGTGGATTAAGCTCTTTTGGCTGTCGCCATCAATGAATAGCGGTAATCCATGAAGCACCGATTCATCCTGACTTCAAGCGGGTAACGACACTTATAAGCAATCGTGATGACGGGACGGAACAAAACAAGTAGGACCAGTAAAGATACCGGGAGGCAGTGGCGACGACCGCAGAAACCGAGGCGGCACAAATCCAAGGCAGGGAGAGGCGATGATTATGTATAACAGCAAGGTAGTGACCGGCAGAATCATTGAAATCCGTGACGATCATGTGGTGACGCTTCAAGGGGATACGGTGAGCACGTATCATTTGAAGTATTACACGATGACGAACGAAGAGCTCCTCTCTTTGCCTGAAGCGGAAGCTGCGATGGTGCAGGCCGCCGCTGCACGCTCCGAGGAGGAAGAAGTGACCGGAGTGAGGGGCTGGCTTAGCCGGGAGCGGAACCCGCTGACCTCCTGGTTGACAATATGGAAAAAAAGCGCAAATCGAGCCTGACCGCCGCATTCGTCCTAAAAGGTGCTGCGTCAAGCTCGGAGGGGCTGTTCCTCAGTCATTAAAGATGATTGAGGAACTCCCCTTTTTTAGTTTGTCCAAGGTAAAATAGCGGTGCTTGAGCGTTGTTCTTGCACGGCTATTTTTTTGTTTATTGATAATCTTTCGATTAAGGCAGGCTGTCTTTTGGTTTCTGAGGTTACTTATGGGACATCCCCTTGCGACCGTTTCATGCGCGGGCGATTGAGGCGTGCCCGAAGGCGGTAGACGCTAAATGAATTCGGAATTTCGCTTTCGTTTGCTATAGCTCTGCGCTGGCGCTGCAACGAGTTCGGTTTTTCGCATTCGTTTGCTCCGTATCCGTGCTGGCGGCGTAACGAGTTCGGTTTTTCGCGTTCGTTTGCTATAGCTCTGCGCTGGCGGCGCAACGAGCGCGGTTTTTCGTATTCGTTTGTTCCGTATCCGTGCTTGCGCTGCAACGAGTTCGTTTTTTCGCGTTTGTTTACTCCAGATCCGTGCTGGTGGCGCAACGAGCGCGGTTTTTCGCATTCGTTTGCTCTATATCCGTGCTGGTGGCGCAACGAGTTCGGTTTTTCGCGTTCGTTTGCTCTATATCCGCGCTGGCGGCGCAACGAGCGCGGTTTTTCGTATTATTCGTTTACTCCGTATCCGTGCTGGCGGCGCAACGAGTTCGGTTATTCGCGTTCGTTTACTCCAGACCCGTGCTGGCGCTGCAACGAGTTCGGTTTTTCGCATTCGTTTGCTCCGTATCCGTGCTGGCGGTGCAACGAGTTCGTTTTTTCGCGTTTGTTTACTCCAGATCCGTGCTAGCGGTGCAACGAGTTCGTTTTTTCGCATTCGTTTGCTCCGTATCCGTGCAGGCGGCGCAACGAGTTCGTTTTTTCGCGTTCGTTTGCTCCAGACCCGTGCTGGCGGCGCAACGAGCGCGGTTTTTTGCATTCGTTTGCTCTATATCCGTGCTGGCGGCGCAACGAGCGTGGTTTTTCACGTTCGTGGACCGCGAT is part of the Paenibacillus algicola genome and harbors:
- a CDS encoding class D sortase; the protein is MRSRRRFVTAGIFTMLAGLVTLVQVLHTTSETDRIQKDLKAAVYHEQVYENPQASQSHPRAVSEKPGIARTQSASVAAPKEIQGVATAAEGVLKYPSIGVDAAVVSGVSEEELNHALGIMGEDVPGTDGSHAVIAGHRSGITGKFFNTLHQAREGDVFSYHTSEGVLRYKVVSLQVVTPDKIDAVRPVPGESRMTLVTCYPNYSNAYRLLVTGIQVD